The Polypterus senegalus isolate Bchr_013 chromosome 1, ASM1683550v1, whole genome shotgun sequence genome includes a window with the following:
- the im:7152348 gene encoding RING finger protein 208 encodes MALVEDMECGVCYLPYSRSGREPRLLHCGHTFCTPCLCCVSQERKGALALTCPLCRRVTCIGQELALQEALWVDTEVWNQIPEMEVEEEEEEEEEGKEITTEVLTEGTSECNSVAVRPKLKIPSFLKKLWFRRSRRNSREATVR; translated from the exons ATGGCACTAGTTGAAGACATGGAGTGTGGCGTGTGTTACCTGCCCTACTCACGCTCAGGACGAGAGCCCCGTCTCTTGCACTGTGGACACACTTTTTGCACTCCCTGCCTCTGCTGTGTGTCCCAAGAGCGGAAAGGAGCCCTTGCCCTTACTTGCCCCCTCTGTCGCCGAGTGACCTGCATTGGACAAGAATTGGCATTACAGGAGGCCCTGTGGGTTGATACGGAAGTGTGGAATCAGATCCCCGAAATGgaggtggaggaagaggaggaggaggaggaggaaggaaaaGAAATTACAACAGAAGTGCTAACAGAAGGCACATCTGAATG TAACTCTGTAGCTGTTCGGCCAAAGTTGAAAATTCCATCATTCTTGAAGAAACTCTGGTTTAGACGAAGCAGACGAAATAGCAGAGAAGCTACAG